In Drosophila busckii strain San Diego stock center, stock number 13000-0081.31 chromosome 3R, ASM1175060v1, whole genome shotgun sequence, the sequence CTCCAACTGCTTTATCCATGTAGTCAGCTAATTTATGCCAATCTTCGTGCTGATGTCTTTTGAGCACAAAAGTTTTCAGTGgattatacaaatattgttCCAAGTTATATTGTAGATCTAGTTGCAAGGACCTTAGCTTAGTTATTGCTCTATAATTAGtgatatttatttcaaaattagaAAGCAAAGACTGCGTATTGTAACACCTTTGTATGTCGTTTTGTTTAACTTGCAGCGCCTGTACATAGTTTTCCAAGTTATTAATTAGTGTGTCTTCCAGTTTCAAGAGGCTTAGCAATttagctgttgttattgcaggCGTCTCTACATTAACCTGCTCTGCACTGCTGCAGCTAAGCCAAGTgattagcaaatatataaaaatcatttttaaatgcattttgcatgcgCGTAGAGTAACGTTTTAAATGCAGTATACTTCTAAACTAAGCGCAGTGTGTTGAATAAACTCAATTTAGCTTAACTGTAACTAATTGAGACTTTATCAGATTTGTATGCTAACTTATCGTTATCAAAATTTGAATTGTCGCTCAGCGCGTTGTTCAGTGTTGCAAAGTGTCGCAGTAACTTCCACATATGAGTGCGGAGAGACTTAATAGGCACACATGCGCACAATCGCTTTCGAAACCGAGTCCAAAGAGGCCAGGCAGCCTCGGCTTGTGGTTGTCTTGTATGTTGGCCACAATTTCTGATTCATAATTCAGTTTTCAGTTGTTGGCCGTCTGTTGAACAATCAAGTTTATTTAAACGCGCATTCGCAGCACGTCAGCTAAGAGCGTCTCGAATTTGAATTGTAAGCGGGTAAAGGAGACTTGCTctagcaacaattacaattacaaacaCCAATACAAATACCAGCTggatatgtacatatatttaatttaaaacagcaataacaacagcaacaacaacataacaaGAATGCGTGCCAATatgaaaaagtgaaaaaatagcaacattttgtttgagcATTTAAAGCCGCTGGCGAGGCCAAATCAATCTCGTGAATTAATcaatacattaaataaataagcgaaATGTGTCAATTTGCTAATTGTTGTAAAGTGCCAAGCCTAATAgtgctaataataaatgaaatcgACGAGTGTTTAACACATTAAACTAgacaatgcaacaaaagcgTTACGAATTCAGCTTTTACCCATgatttttatcattttcttTACGTAGAATTGTCGCGAACGCGCTTCTGATCATctctatacatatgtatatgtagatATGACTTTTGTGGCACAAGTGGCCTGAACGCGAAACATTTTTGGGGGCGTGGCTTAGGCAGCGCACATTGGTAGTGACAATAGACACGAATATTATGGAGCGACGGCCAAGAAATCAACCAAGCAGCCCGATTGGAAAGTGCCGCGGCCCGTTACGCTTACAGACGCTcctaataaaacaaaaacaatattttgtatacaaaagcaaaacgacaAACTGGCAGTTTAGTTAATAATCAGTTATAAATGTCTATGATAaaaatatctttttttttcattgttgttgtaaaattgttgaaaatgccaaaaacgaaacaataaaataaaaaaattttcagGCAGAGCCCACGCGTTGATTTTTATCGACAAACGTCGGCTGTTGCCGAGTCTACACTTTTACTTACTTTAACGTTtaaacagaaagagagagtgttTGTCCAGCTCATTTGCGTTTCTGTTTAccggtttttatttttgtcttatttttgatattttcaatttacgcGCATTTCTTGCTATTGTTtggtgtttgttttgtttttgtgtttgatttgttgctcGGACTTTGCTTAGTGTTTTCCTTTTGCTGCCTAAGCCAAATGTAATagcttcattaaatttaattaaaacaactaTGCACTTCCGAAACGCGACTCATCTTCGGCAGCAGCACGAGTCGCGCATtaaaacaacaatacaaaaataataaacgtttattttttaacttcaTAGCAGCGCAAAGAAAccaagaaaaaagcaaaagcacaaaatattgtttatgcttatgATTACAACGGTAGTTCActgtgagtgcgtgtgtgtgttgttgatTTAACAAGGAAATTGCCAGAAAAgtttgtgcattaaaaataacaaaaatactgCCAAGCACAAGAAAAGTgtgaaaatgaatttttttgttataggATTTTTGATTATGCAGGCGGCAAGTAAGTTAAacactatatttaaatatttctgttgTCTACAAATTATGACTAACTAATTGTGCCACAGGTGTGGGTAGGGTTAAGGGTTATAataaacatgcatataaaattatattatgcatataattcATTCATTCGTTCGTTCATTCATTCGCTTTCTTTCGTTACATATTACttgatttaattgctattATCAACAACAAGTTCGTGCCTTAAGTCTTTCGTTTTGCCTGCCCGGTTACGCAtgaaaaaagttattaaacaGCTTAacacagacatagacacaGCGCGTGGCCACACATTTGGGCAATCAACTTGAATATTCTTTGCATCACATTCATATTTGAAAGCAGACCACGATGttgtaacaacaacaggttATGAGCCACGTTAATAGATTAAAGCTATGCAGATAAATACTTGCAGCTTACAAATTGAAGATcacattgaaataaatttaattgaattgccaacagctgcacttgcaacaatACTTAAAGAATTGTTAACTAATGCAAAAGcttttattgcaatatatttttttgtttttgtaaagtgtttttgtaattatatgttttggtttgctgcttgcgcttaaAACGTTTACCTGGCCAGCTTCTGTCTGTATTTTGTGGGTTTGgttaaatttcaagcttttGTGCTTACCCAATGCAAACGAGCTTAGCCAAGAAACTTGATAGTTTCTAAAGTGCCATGACTTGCAAGCATTAAGAGCAAAGCGTTTTGTTCTTAAGCCCGATTTCTGAGGATTAGGCTGcaagtgttgttgctgccccgCTGGCAAGTAATCGTTTTCATTGTTTTCAAAACATGGCCCTCACGCAGGTGTTACAATAATAGCTCCATGTCGATCGGTTATAACAATGCTGAAAGcacttaatttgatttgcatgcaaattgaaaaacaaattaatttggccTGACCTTCGTCTATGCAATTTGGTCTAAACAGCTTTGTGGCTCAAGTGTAACAAATCAAATGGAAAGACAATTATCAACTTAGTCAAGTGCgtacaattaataaatgttaaaagatCTTAACTTATATGAGCGCTGCTGCCTTGACATTGAGAACCGAACATGCAAATTTGATATTGTGGACATTCACGCCCATAGTCAATGCTAAATCGGTCAAGTTCAGCTACAAGCTGGGCAAGTAGACCAAAATCTAATTTGGTGTGAAGAGCCACACACTGTAAGTATAGAAAAAAATCTACATAAGATTGTTgtctcatttgcattttgctgactgcaaacaaaacaatgtgGTCTAGGAACTAAACTCGAGCACAGATTGCAcaatgtgtttgtgtctgagcgtgagagtgtgtgtggtCTAATGGTCAGCGCTGTCATATTGATGGCTTCATGATGCTCGCtcgccaagcccaagcccagccATTGAGCTGACAGTGATTCATCAATATGATGCCAATCAGTTTATTGAGATGCGCGGCTTTGtctttatctttatctttGTTGCcctcaacttttgcttttgggcattttgctttgtgctCGCTGTGACCGGCTTAGTGTGTCATGTTTTTGTGGTCAATGACGCAGCATTTTAGCATCGCATGCCAACGCtccactctctttctctcgctcgctcCTTATATAACCCACATTAGGTCGCATTAGCGTTTATGCAACTTCTTAGTAaagtcaacaaaaaattaaataggcACAAGTCTTGACAGACTTTAGGGCTCTGcagttgtttttgctattgaACTAAAGTAGCACTTGAGCTGGCGACAaaaacacgcatacgccacgtctGACAAACAGTATTTGAAATAACTTAAAAGCCCGTTAAAACGCTAAACAGCAATtagcagcatttgcattttgtacaACTTATGTGTAATtgctaattatatataaacagcgGCAATAAGAAATGCCAGCCTCTGACtacagcaaattgcattgtCAGGCAACCGCAAGCAATTTAACAAAGAAGTGAAAGGCGAAGGTTATCGCCAGAGAATCGTCCTGCGCTTAAGCCGCTTACATGATTACGCATTTTGTCtgcaatttgctttcatttctgTGCATGTAAGCAACGCATGTAATTTATACGCATTTTGCAcacaattaacaataaattaaatcataattatTGCAGCTTTACAGCCTCAGATGTAACTAGCATTGTTTGTAACTCCAACTCTAACTCTAACTCAagcggtgtgtgtgtgtgttggctcaCGCAACACGGCtgactgctgactgctgctggctaACGTAAGACCTTCAAAGGTCACGCATGCTGACTTCAGCTTCAGGCCAAGCACAGCTTTTGATTACCTCAATTAGGGCGCCAGATGGCTTGAGGCTTGCCACAGGTAGCGAGGCAAGTAGCGTATTCTTGCGTCGACTtgtcaaattgcaatttaatttaacatattcGAAAAGATCTACGAGACAATCTTTTGACGTCtactttggctttgttgcGGCAGTTGTCTGCTATCGCTCACTGTCAAGAGCATCGttcaattaacataattaGCTGACAAAACGTATTAGCATGCAGCTTGGACAGCTGACACTTTAGACAGACTCTATACACTACACTTTATAGAAATGAGTGGCAACAATCACAACAGAAACAGTTTCATCATGCACTGCCCTATCGGCGGCCCAGAGTTGTGCCGGGTCAGGCAAGCAGCAAGGTCAGCATTAACAGCATTAGCTACGTCATATGCCCACATGCTTGAGATCCCACAgatattgttgttaatgccGCATGCCACCAAACATATTATGCGTTACATTTGATATCGTGTCTGGTGTGTTTAGTTTTCGTGGGAAATTGAAATCTTTTGACACGACAAGGTCAAGCATCATTGGCTCTAAGCAGATAAACATCTTTATAGCTGGCTAGGGAATTTTTCTAAGCGCTGCACTCAGCTTATGTAAATTCACTTCCTTTTACAATCAAACACTGCCATTTATAGGCGCATGCGACAAACAATAAACCATCAACAGCGACTTAACAATGCGAAACTTAaggtaaataataaaaagctgcTTTGGAGGTGAAGGCTTCAACTCGCATTTACCATTTGATTGAATTCATTTGTATCCGATGATACaagtaatttgcatttaacgttaagcatgaaattcaattaatgcccaagcagctgaaaaaaataaataaaagtaaaaacaaacagacacagTTGGAGCCAAAGCGCAAAGTGTTggtaattaatatataaaaaaaattgcttttgctgctgaccCACTTTCGCGGCAAGGTGCTAACTGGATAGCGCCTGGGCAGGGGCTTTGCTATGCAGCATCGTTGAAACGGAAAGTAACCGGCCAGtgtctgtggctgtggctgtggctagTGCGTCGGTCAATGGCACGCTGCATATTTACGCCTCATTATTTGTTCAGTTTCAATTTctatttgcttgcaacaacaacaacaacaatcacaacaaaCACTACTGTAAAGCCAGACGCGCGCTTAAGATGATGACGGTGAAAGCGCCTGACTCTGACTAACTCATGTTAGTTGtagctttaagtttttagtttttgcggCTGCCGGTCTATTTGCCGGCTATTGCACTTGgcaatgtttgcaattttcctgaaagttttttcttgtttcttttaagcattaaattgcattacaaatattgaatatatgcGCATGTCCATGCCAATCTATTTTAATGTCTTCATTTACAAATTTGTCAGAGCTATGTGCCATTAAAATAGCTACGCGCATTAAGTGCGGCCAACGCGGCGCATGCGTAGTGCCgccaaatattttagattCTACGCgtgcttataattaaaaagcaagtaAAAGTGCAATTAAGTACGCATTGGTGTGCTAAACAATCTTGAAAACTAAAGCGTACTGCAATTTATGCCAAGCTAAGCGAAAGTTTTGCTTAAACCAAAACTTTTAACTATTATTACTGCAGCTTCATTAAGCTCTTGAAGGTTGCTTCGCAGCATAGAATCTGACTTGCTGCTAATGAGAGAacgtttgcttttaatagACACTTTGGCTTTACCTTGCCACGCTGAACTGTTTATGTTAACGCGGGGCAAGTTTTTAACCCCGTTCGAGCGCAGCTAATGCCAAAGTCCGCGCATTGAGTTTGCAGCTTAAAACACGCTCCATTTTCCTTGAACCAATGCCAGCAGCTCTGCTTTGGTGCATTGGTGAGCCAAGTCCAACCGCCAATTAATTGGCCAGCCATTAAAGCGGATGTACgctataaatatgtataaaatccATGTCTCTGCCTATAAGCGATCTAAGACTTAATGACTGCAATCTGTTGTAAGAACTCGCATTAGAGCACGCATAACATATTTCATGTTCCACTTGACGcgctaacaatttaatttgaaccCAAGCAACTCGTTGCCAATTTGCGGCACTTTGGGGTCGTAATACTTAAGCCTTAAGCCATTGTGTTGCATAACTAGCAAATAACTCGGCTGCTTATGCAGAGAGACacaaacaacataaacaaagatTTTTATGTACTCGCATTAGCAAGCtctgatttattttatagcctGCCCATAAGGAAGTTTCTGGCTTTCAGCCAAACCACAACTTAGCtaagttgttgctgtaattagCTTGGTCACGGCAACTTAAACTTAGCGGCCAGTCAAAGTTTAGCAAAAGTGTAATTGTTTAATTCACAGCAACGCTATTGATTATGcgctaatatttataattttgtatatttgtttatagtgtATTATGAAATCTGTGGGCTTCATTTATGGCTGGCAAACCATCATTAATCAATATTTCAACCAACGCATTTTTGAGCTTTGTGGCGGGCCATCATCATTCAACAATTTGATAGATTTCCATATTCCAAAGCTTGagatttgtattttattgttcGATTTATAAACGCGTGCGAAAACTGTGCcacagtcacagtcagagTCTCGGTTTAATTGGATTGGACACTCAcgtatatttgtttgttgttgttggctataAACATTTTCCTTAAGCTCTTTGCTTTATTACTAACTTGAACTTATGCCTTGTATTATATTGAAATACTTACCCTTACTATGTATGCTATTTTGTTCTctatttatactatttatttataggaTTGGCTTGCGGGACGTGCGTTTTTATGTCCGATTTTGGTTTCACACTCGATTGTAACTTCAAAAAGTCTGGACTGTTTCGTGTACGAAATTTGGGTGGCGTCAAAGCGCATTTCGGTTTAGGTAAATCCACAGCAAATTCTACCTTAATCCCCATCCCACCATCTATCTATTTCTATATAgcaattgtatatattatattgtttgtatatatagttaaattcCTAACTAATCGGTAGCAAGCCAAACCAaaccgcagcagcaattaagtTGTTGTTCAATTAATGCCAAAGCCAATGCCAACGTATAGCTAAAGATAGAGATATATAGAGAGAAGCTAACCTGATGTTGAATGTGGTTCAATATCCGTAGCATTGAACTGCAAactctgttttttttatttaacactgTATATACACAAAAGTTAAACTATAGCTCAGCGGTTATGTTTAAACAAAGGcgttcttattgttgttcaaCAAAAGCGTTTAATTAACCAGCAAATGACTGgcagcttttgccttttgattGATGAACTATCTGCGTATTGCGGCAGACGCTCTAATAGGCTAATCATGCTTGCTTACAGGCCTCAGCGTGGGTGACGAGCTGGGCTTTGCACAATCTCTGAGCAATCTGGAAAGCGATCGCCGGCGTGCTATAAGCTACAGGAATGGACCGCCCGAGCTGGTGGGTGTGCTGCCCTCATCGCAGCAAGAGGAGGCAAGTTCATGTTGCTCAGCTAAGTGCACCGCTAATTATACTTTCTTACAGCCAAGTGCGCCAGTgcagccagcgcagcagcaacagcagcaggcggtGCTCGACAAGCGCATTAGCTCACGCTCCACTGGACCTGTGCCCTATaatctgcagctgctgcagcaggcgACAGCAGTCAAACTGCAAGctcagcagcaggcgcagatGATGACAGAGGCGCGACCGTTGCCCTTGGGCGTGCCAGCTTTCAGGCCCATACCACAAAGAGCAACAGCCGCTGTGCCCAGTGAGCAGATGGCGCAGCGTCGCATTGCTGTGGACAGCACACAGCCACGTGTGAGCATTAACAACAAGCTGGTAGATGGCCATGCCCAGCCGCACTCCAATCGCACTTTCCATGCGGATAATCCAATGGTAACGCAGCCAAAGTCGGCGGTTCCCGCTTTTCAGGCTATGCCAGACTCTATTGGGCGCATTGCTAATGTAGTCAAGACGCCAGTGTCTGTGCCGTCACGTGCGGAGCAGCGCACGCTGGCCAAGCATCCAAACTATTTGCAATTCGAGGAGCCCAAGTTTGACCTGAAAGATGTAACCATTGAGGAGCTGGCTGCGGCTGCTAATGTCAGCGTGCCGACCATTAAGCATGCCATCTATGTgcgtgagcagcagctcaaggcAGAGCATCGTGCCATGTTGGCGTCCAAGCTGCGCGAGGAGTTTATGCGCACATCGACGGCaaagacaacgacaacaaccagcacgacaacaacaacaacaacctcaACAGCAAGTCCGCTGACTGAGGCCAAGGTATCCAAGGTGAGAGCTACATAGTTTCAATAGTTTGCTTGCCTGACTAACTGACATTCATTTGCAGGTTATGAATGCGCCCAAGGAGTATT encodes:
- the LOC108601950 gene encoding uncharacterized protein LOC108601950; the encoded protein is MNFFVIGFLIMQAARLACGTCVFMSDFGFTLDCNFKKSGLFRVRNLGGVKAHFGLGLSVGDELGFAQSLSNLESDRRRAISYRNGPPELVGVLPSSQQEEPSAPVQPAQQQQQQAVLDKRISSRSTGPVPYNLQLLQQATAVKLQAQQQAQMMTEARPLPLGVPAFRPIPQRATAAVPSEQMAQRRIAVDSTQPRVSINNKLVDGHAQPHSNRTFHADNPMVTQPKSAVPAFQAMPDSIGRIANVVKTPVSVPSRAEQRTLAKHPNYLQFEEPKFDLKDVTIEELAAAANVSVPTIKHAIYVREQQLKAEHRAMLASKLREEFMRTSTAKTTTTTSTTTTTTTSTASPLTEAKVSKVMNAPKEYYPVGYDKDFDDNFKSKVDLPPTSFSCAKQKHFPGLYADTDLGCMVFHVCALTDDGMVRKSFLCPENTLFDQTILKCNWWFYVDCSTSTSVYDSNIPISKSYQLMKSLTYFSKYNNSNKEQAGDKDENAVDVDSLRESMEGVARRLEQAKNAQTQLEDVQLSN